The proteins below come from a single Mya arenaria isolate MELC-2E11 chromosome 6, ASM2691426v1 genomic window:
- the LOC128237059 gene encoding ras-related protein Rab-21-like has protein sequence MAAGRNFDFKVVLLGEGCVGKTSLVLRYVENKFNDKHLTTLQASYLTKKLNIAGKRVNLSIWDTAGQERFHALGPIYYRDSNGAILVYDITDEDSFQKVKNWVKELRKMLGNEICLCIAGNKIDLEKDRHVTVAEAEAYAASVGARHFHTSAKMNKGIEEMFLDVAKNMIEKAGSDTVTRPGKNNRRSVVVVDDSHTSQQSGGGGCCSSSS, from the exons ATGGCAGCCGGGAGAAACTTTGATTTCAAAGTGGTGTTGTTGGGGGAAGGTTGTGTGGGCAAGACTTCCTTGGTGTTGAGATACGTGGAAAACAAGTTCAacgataaacatttaacaacattacag GCCTCCTATTTAACAAAGAAGTTAAACATTGCTGGCAAACGAGTTAACTTGTCTATATGG GACACTGCGGGTCAAGAGCGGTTCCATGCCCTTGGCCCGATCTACTACAGGGATAGCAATGGTGCAATACTTGTGTACGATATCACTGATGAGGACTCCTTCCAAAAG GTGAAGAACTGGGTAAAGGAGCTACGCAAGATGCTAGGTAACGAGATCTGCCTGTGTATCGCTGGCAACAAGATCGACCTGGAGAAGGATCGTCATGTCACCGTCGCTGAGGCTGAGGC ATATGCTGCTTCAGTAGGAGCAAGACACTTTCACACATCagcaaaaatgaacaaaggtatAGAAGAGATGTTCCTAGATGTGGCAAAAA ATATGATAGAGAAGGCAGGCAGTGACACAGTCACCCGACCCGGCAAGAATAACCGTCGTAGTGTGGTTGTCGTTGACGACAGTCACACATCACAACAGTCAGGGGGCGGTGGATGTTGTTCCTCATCATCTTAG